From the Chryseobacterium fluminis genome, the window GAAATAAATCTTGGACGTCCAAAATTCAATTTGAATAAACTCATCACCATGAATATTGCTCAAAATTGCGGTCTCAAGATTCCTGATTATGAGATCATAACAAATACCGATCAAATAAAGCAAAATGACTTGAGCATAACAAAGGCTATATCGAACGGAATTTATAAAGTAGTCAATAATTACAGTTTTTATTCATACACGGAAATTATTGAATATGAAGAAGATGTAAAAGTTCCTCTATTCCCATCATTGAAAATGGATCTTATAAAGAAAACTATAGAGATCAGAGTCTTTTTTATTGAAGGACATTTTTTTTCGATGGCTATCTTTTCACAATCATCAGACCAGACCAGTGTAGATTTCAGAAAGTACAACCATAAAAAGCCCAATAAGGTGGAACCTTATAAACTTCCTGCTTCGATCGAAGAAAAAATAACTGATATGTTTAGAGAACTAGGACTGAATTGCGGCTCCGTAGATCTGATTTTAGATGATCAAAATGAATTTGTGTTTCTGGAAATAAACCCTGTTGGTCAGTACGGAATGGTATCTGATCCATGCAATTACTCCTTAGACAAAAAAATCGCTAAATATTTAATCAATGGAAGGATTACAGAAAATTAAATTAAAGAAAGAAAAAATTCAGAACCTACCGCTTTTTTTTAAAACAATCTACTATAACCAGGTTACCAATATTAATGATGAAATGAAGTTATTCAAACATAATGACATTCTTCAATGCTCCTTTATGCGCCATTATTATTCCAGCCGAAGAATTTGTAAGACCTTAAATTTTAAACTTTTTGAAAATGAAGAATAGTACATACATTGATGAAACCATAATTCTTACCTCAAGCTGTAAGATTACAAAAGGAAAAGGAAGAAGTCTTATTGTAGACTATTTAAGGAATGAACTTTTCTTTATTTCGAATGATTATTATCAACTACTGAAAGAAATCGATAGAAAACCAATAAGTCATACATTCAGTATGGTAGATTCCGAAGATCATGATTCTGTTTCTGAATTTATAGAATATTTATTGGAAAATGAAATCATCATGCTTTCCAGAACACCGGAATTGTTTCCTCAGCTATCCGAAGAAACCGATGATTTTGATATCATTAGAGATTCCATTATCGAAATTGATCCTAAAAATTTTATTGAAGACGTTTTTTCAAAAACAGTTCAGCAATTAAACAGCTTGAGATGCAATGATGTCCAGCTAAGATTATATTCTGAATTTTCTACAGATTTTATTCATAAACTTCTCCGTTTGATAAATGATACAGACATTAATTATGTAGAACTCCATTTTGAATATGATGAAAAAATTAATAGAGAATTTCTGCTCAACCTGATTGAGGATTACCCTTCCCTATCTCATATTTTTGTATATAACGCACCCGAAAGCAGAATATATCAGCATAAGATTCAGCAGAATCATTTCTATCCTTTACTCCTCGGAAATATTTACTACGCCCAGACTCCTTTGAACAGTGGAAGCTGCTGCGGAGTCATCACACAGGAATCTATGAATTTTGACAACATTCTGAAATATAATGAACTTAAGCAAAAAAATGGATGCCTTTATAAAAAAGTAACGATTGATAAAGATGGCAACATCAAAAACTGTCCATCCATGAAAAAAAAATATGGCAATATTAAAAATGCCTTCATAGAAAATATTATAAAGCAGGATGAATTCCAATTTTTTGGAAACATACAAAAAGATGAGATCTCAGTCTGTCAGGATTGTGAATTCAGATATGCATGTACCGACTGCAGAGCTTTTTTGCAGGATAGCAGTGACGTATATAGTAAACCCTTAAAATGCGGATACAACCCTGAAACATTTGTATGGGAAGATGGGAGTACTAATCCATTAAAGAATAAAGGCAAAGTATATGAGTAACAAAGTAAAATCCGTTTTTTTTTCCAAGTTCCCTTTTGTCCCTCAAAAAGATCAGATGGACTGTGGAATTGCCTGTATCAGCATGATCAGTAAACATTACGGAAAAGAATTTGGACATACTTATTTAAAAGAGATTTCTGCTATTTCTCGCGAAGGAGTTAGTATGTTGAATATTTCCGATACTTTCCATGAACTAGGTATAGATAATGCAGTGGTAGAAACAGACCTGGAAAGTCTTATCGATGAAAATATGCTTCCATGCGTATTACACTGGAACCAGAAACACTTTATCATATTGTATAAGATAGGAAAAAATATTTTCACCCAAAAAAAGACATTTTATATAGCTGATCCTGCCCATGGTCTTATCCGGTTAAGTGAAACTAACTTTAAAAAATCATGGGCTGGCAATGGATCCGGATTCGCACTATATACAGAACCTACTGAACAATTTTACAGTAATGATAATAATCTTGAAAAAATCAATTCCAAGCATTTATTAAAGTATGTACAATCTTTCAAATGGGAATTATCAAAGATTTTCATCACCTTAATCCTAGGAAGTATTCTTACCCTTGCCTTTCCCTTTTTGACGGAAAAGCTTGTAGACAAAGGTATAAAAAATAAGGACCTCGACTTTATTCTTCTAATTCTGATTGCTCAGTTATCTCTTTTTATTGGTCAAACCATTATAGAGATTATCAGAAGCAGAATATCAATTTATCTCGGATCCAGAATAAATATTAATATTATATCGGATTTCTTAGGAAAACTGATGACAATGCCTTTGCGGTTTTTTGACTCTAAACAGGTGGGCGATATTATACAGAGAATTTATGACCATAAAAGAATCGAAAACTTCTTGACCTCACAAAGTATTCTTACTTTATTTTCCATGATTAATTTCTGTGTTTTTTTCTTTGTACTAGCATACTACAACTGGAAAATACTCATTTACTATATTTTCATTACTGGACTGTCTATCTTATGGATACTCTATTTTCAGTCGCAAAGAAAAATTGTTGATTATGAAAAGTTTAATCTTAATTCTGAAAACCAAGAAAATACACTGGAATTGATTACTGGAATGCAGGAAATCAAACTCAACAGTTTTGAAGATTATAAAAAAAATAAATGGAAAAGTACTCAGGAAAAACTGTTTAAAATTAATTTTAAGATGTTAAATATTGATCAGATTCAATTATCTGGGTATGAATGCATCAACAGTCTAAAAAATATTATTGTCACGTACATCGTTGCTCAGAATGTAGTTTCAGGGCATTTGACTCTGGGAAGTATGTTGAGTATATCTTATATCATTGGAGAAATGAACTCCCCCATAAGCCATCTTGTAAGTTTTTTCAGATCATTACAGGATGCTAAACTCAGTTTTTCGAGAATTAATGAAATAAATAATTATCAGAGTACTAAAGCTTCCACAGCCAGTTTTGCTGAAGATCAAACAACACATTCGGATGTTAAAATCGAGAATCTATCTTTTCAGTACGAAACAAAAAATTCAGCTTATATTTTAAAAGACATCAACTTACTGATTCCCAGAAACAAAACCACAGCAATTGTAGGAATAAGCGGTAGTGGGAAAACTACCTTAATGAAACTGTTGCTAAAATTTTATGCACCGAATCTTGGGAGCATTTCCATCGGTGAGACCAATCTGGATGACCATATTTTTGAAAACTGGATAAAAAAGTGCGGTGTTGTGATGCAGGACGGCTTCATTTTTTCTGATACAATTGAGCGGAACATTGCAACAAACGACGTCGGTATTGATTATCAAAGGCTAAATGAGATACTAATAATAACCAATATAAAGGCTTTTGTGGATGAACTCCCACTCGGGTTGAAAACAAAAATAGGGGCTTCAGGAAATGGAATCTCCGGAGGACAGAAACAACGTATTTTGATCGCTCGTGCATTATACAAAAATCCTTATTATTTATTTTTCGATGAGGCAACCAGTGCCTTAGATGCTGATAACGAAAAGCATATTCATGAAAAATTGCAACCATTTCTTAAAGGTAAAACAGCCGTAATTATTGCCCATCGTCTTTCTACAGTAAAAAATGCTGATAAAATTATTGTGTTGGATAAAGGAAAGGTAGTTGAAGAAGGAAATCATCAGGAACTGGTAACCTTGAAAGGTAAATACTATCGTTTGGTCAAAAATCAACTGGAGCTTGGCAATTAAGAAGTAGTTATTAAATCTTACATCATGTTAAATATTTTTGATGCTACTCGTCACTTAGCTCAATTGGGTTATATTCATTTTCTTTTCCACTGGTTTTTGGTCTTTGATCTTCTGAGAATACAGTACCCATTCTTTCTAATTCATATTTTGCATTTTCTTTGGCATTTATTATCGCTTGAGTTAATTCCTTCTTTGTAACTAATTTAGCATTGCGGTACCGCACCTTATTTATCCTTATCAGTTTTCCTTTTAGACTAGAGCTTGCTACTGATTTTATCAATTCAAAATCATAATCGCCTGTTTTATCTGTTATCTTCACAATTAAACCTGGCAGGCCGCTAAACTTGTAAGGACCATAAGGAAGAGGAATTTCGGATGAGTACCAGGCTGTCCAGTCTCTTCCTTTAAAATGTACCTCTGCTTTTTTACAAAGCATAGAATTGATTACTTTCGTTTCATTAATCAGTTTCCAATTGCTAATTACAGGGGTATTATACGATAGAAGTGTCATGCCCGCCGCTTCGTAAAATTGTGAATTATCATTTGTCTGGATAATTAGAAATTTAAATTTCGATGGTGGAAATCCTCTCATATCAATATTAAAAAAGTTATTCTTTCTATTATTAAATTGTTCCGTAAAAATAGAGTCGAATTTCAGTCTATTTTCACTGATAAAAAAAGCGCGGCTATTACTTATCTGTAATGAAAAGGACTCCTTATAAACATGATCCCTATTTAGAGTACTGGGCCTATGCTGGAGCAAATAAGTAAATTCACCCCGTAGCGAATCATTCGCAGCTGTTTGAGACGATGATAAAGAGAAAAATAATAAAAATATAATTGTTAAAATTTGACTTTTTATGAAGCTCATCATTTTATGATTAAGAGAATCGTTCAAAATTTAAACGATCCTTTGATTATGTTAATTATTTTTCGATGCTACTCCTCACTTAGCTCAATAGGGTTATATTCATTTTCTTTTCCAGTGGCTTTTGGTCTTTGATCTTCTGAGAAGACAGTACCCATTCTTTCTAATTGGTGTCTGATATTTTCCCTGTAATTTCTTTTTGCTTTCACAAATTCTCTCTCCGTAACTATTTTAGGATTTTGATAATATCTTTTACTCACTGTTATAACTTTTCCTGTCAGGTCTGAACTGGGTACAGATTTTATCAATTCGAAATCATAATCTCCCGTTCTGTCTGTTATTTTTACAATTAAACCTGGCAGACCACTAAACTTGTACGGACCATAAGGAAGAGGAATTTCAGGTGAATACCAGGCTGTCCAGTCTCTTCCTTTGAAGAAGACTTGGGCTTTATGACAAACGATAGAATTAATGATCTTCGTTTCATTAATAAGTTTCCAGTCGTCAATAACGGGATTATAATATGATAACAGAGTCATGGCCAGCGACTGATAAAATTGTACCGTGCCTTCCATATTTTGAATAATCAGAAAGTTGAATTTTGAGGATGGCATATTCCTCAGATCAATATTAAAATTATTCCTGCTCTTATTAATCTGTGACCTAGCGAGGGAATCAAATTTCAATCTGTTTTCACTGATAAAAAAAGAGCGGTGATCACTTACTTTTAAAGAGAAAAGCTCTTTATAGATATAATCCCGACTTTCAGTATTTGGTTTACATTGAAGTAAATAAGTAAATTCTCCACGTAATGAATCATTTGTAGCAGTCTGAGAAAATGAAACAGAGAAAATTAATAAAAATATAAGGGTTAAAATACTGTTTTTTATAAAGCTCATTATTTTTATGATTAAAAGAATCGTTTAAAACTTAAACGATTCTTTGATTATGTTGAAATATTTTTGCTTACAATTGACAATAATTATTTTGAATTTGTTCCGCCCATTCTGTAAACTCAGCATCAGACCAATCCTGACATGTATATGCAGACGTACAGGTTGCCTGTACTATACCGCATCGTACTGCTAATGCAGCTTTTGCTTTCTTCCCTTTTTTTAAAACGGATTCTTTCTTAGATGTTATTTCTTGTCCTTTAGAATTTCCCTTTTCCACATTGTCTTTAGCACTCACTAACCCGGCAACTCCGAAAGCTGCCAATACAATTAATTTTGTCATCACTTTTAATTTTTTTTAGTTACTGTTTATTTGAGATTGCAATCTGATACAATTATAAGAATAATTATTTATTCACCATAAAGGTGAGTATTAACTTACTAAAAGTTTTCATTTTTATATAAAAAGAGTAATTTGAAAATTATTTTAGCAATAAATATTTAAACAAATAATATTGCTTGGATTATTTTTTATTATCACACATTACAGTTTCTACCCACTTCCTCTGATAAAAACACGTCACAAATGGTAAAAAACACTAAATTTACCGCGACAATTACGCAAAGTAACAATGGAGATTTTCCCGTTTCAATACATCATCAGCAATAAGAAAGTTGATTCCCTCATGGATAACGGGGAAATAGTCTATCACAACAACCTGAACATTCAGATACACACTTCGAACAGAGATCATCTCATCTGTAAAGAGGATGTTATATTTTTCGGCGAATGTTTTGATTCCGGGAATCCTAAATCCTCCAATAAAGAGGCCGTAGATTCTTTACTCCATCTAAACATTGAACAGAAAATTGAAAAACTCAATAAACTCACCGGTTTTTTCACTTTTCTCTTTTTCAGCAATGACGATATATATGTATTTAATGACGCAGCCGGGCAGCTGGAAACGTACATCTCCAATGAAAATGATGAACTATATATTGCCGCGCAACCCACGCTTATTAAAGACGGTAAAAATATCGCTGATGAAAAGGCACCGCCATATATTACCGACCGCAAAATAAATATATTCAGCAAAACACCTTTTAAACACATTATTAAGCTGATTCCGAATTTCTACTATGATGTAAAAGAGAAAAAGCTAACCCGGTTTTACCCTGAAAATCCGTTACCCATTTTAGACAATGTACAAGTGGCCAAAGAAGCACTTTCTGTTCTGGAAGCTTCGATGGAAAGCATGTCTTACCGGAAAAAAATGAGTCTTGCCGTTACGGCAGGCTGGGATTCAAGAATTTTATTTGCCGCTTCACTCAAAAGTGCCGACAGGATACATTATTTTGTGCTGAATCATAAAACGGAAGATGGAAAACAGGATGTAAAAATTGCAGGAGAGATCACAGATGCTTTCTCAAAAGAATTAAGAGTAATTGAATATGATTTATCATCCATACAGACAGAAGAAAACGATGTCAACCTATGGAAAGATGATGTAAAAGGCCGGAAAATGGCGCATCTCATGAATATTCATTTCCCGGATCGATACCTGATCAACGGAAATATCAGCGAGGTCTCCAGAAATTTTTACGATCCCCTTCCCCACCATCTTTCACTAAAGGATATCTGCTATATTTTAGGACTCCGGGACGGAGCCTACGAAAGAGAAGCGGTCAACGAATGGAAAAACACACTGCCCCACAACATACACCTGCTTGACGCTCTTTACTGGGAACACAAAATGCCTAACTGGGCCGGAAGCTCAAAATCAGTCTCCAATATTCATAATATGGTGATGTCACCTTTTAACAACAGATATTTACTCAATCTGCTTCTTTCTACAAAAAGGAAAGACCGCGATAAGTATTTTCATAAGATCTACGAACTAATGCTGAAAAATGTGGGTGAAAATTTAGCGAAGATCCCGATCAACCCGACGAGAAAACACCACCAGATTGAAATGATGAAAAAAGCCGGTGTTTATAAGATATACAGAACTGTTTTTTTCAGGTTACGTAAACTTAAATTTTAAAGAAATCTTTCAAAATAAAATCTAGAAAGATAAATGGATTTTGTGTGAATGAACATTTTTTATTTGTTGATTGGTATGAAGGCAACAATTTCTTTACCAACTAAGGTTACTCATAGTTTATGTCTTCCTATTACAGTCTACCCGGCTGAATTTTAATTTTTTACCGGGACACCGATCAGGAAATTTTCTTTTTCCTCCTGGACTTCCGGAAATCCCATGGTGATATCGCCTTTTTATCGCTCCACAAGCCAAGCTTTTTTGATCTGGCCTGGGATTCATAGGCTTGAAGAGCAGTATTTTTAGAATACTGATAATACCACCATCCGAATCCGGCTTTTATGATTTCGGCAGATAAATATTTCCCGTTATCATAGTAAATTTTAGCCACCGTTCTTTTATAACGGTCTTTCTTACTTCTGTAAAAAGTGATTTTTTTTCCAAAAACCTGGGAGCTTGTAAACTGTTTGGCATTTTTTCCGAAGGCCTGCTTATTTTCAGGACAGTCCACATCTGCCAGTCTTAAGGTCTCATGCTTATTATTGGTCAGTAAAGCCACCACGGTGTCTCCATCTTTTACGGCTATGATTTTAGCTTTGGTCTGAGAAAAAATAACTACTGAAGAAAAAAGAAGGCCTGCGTAAAAAATTTTTATCATTATAAATTAAGAGTCGGGATTATTTTACCGGTGACAACGGTACTGTTTAAAGAACTGAAATAGAAAAAGTTTAAATAAAAACAAGTCATTTTCCGCTTCCGGCAGATTTTGAATGGCAGAAGTTCTTTTCCACTAGCCATCTCCGGGAACCACTTATTTAAATACAAAGATAATAAATGAACGGCATTTGTTGCTTCCCTGATTCTTAAAAAAGCAAATGAAGGACATCTTCAGAATTTAAAAATTGAGACGTAATCCTGACCGAAAATGCTAAACCTATTTTTATTTCAACATATTTCAGGAAAATCTATAAAAAAATACAGAATCAGCTGCCAGACATTCAATGCGGTTCCTTTTAACAGAAAGTAATGATTTTAAAATCCAAACTTAAAGTATTGCAACATAACCGACTGAATATGAAAACACTAAATACATCCAGCTTAAAATAAGAATAGTCTACCCACAAAAAAGACTAAAAAAATGTTTTATCGTAAAGAATTTTATATATTTGCACCATCTAACAATTAAAAAAAATAATTTACTATGTCAGACATTGCATCAAGAGTAAAAGCTATCATCGCTGATAAGCTTGACGTTGAAGAAACAGAAGTAACTCCTGAAGCTAGCTTCACTAACGATTTAGGAGCTGATTCACTGGATACCGTTGAACTCATTATGGAATTTGAAAAAGAATTCAACATTCAAATCCCTGATGATCAGGCTGAAAAAATTACTACTGTAGGGCACGCTATCGCTTATATCGAAGAAGTAGTAAATAAATAATATTCTTCAACAAAAAAGAAATTAAAAAAAGTTTATGGAATTAAAAAGAGTAGTTGTAACCGGTTTTGGAGCAATAACACCGATTGGAAATAATGCAAAAGAATACTGGGAAAATCTTCTTAAAGGTGAGAGCGGTGCTGCTCCGATTACTCTTTTTGATGCCACAAACTTTAAAACAAAGTTCGCTTGCGAAGTAAAGGGCTTCAATCCGTTAGACCATTTCGATAAGAAAGAAGCTAAAAAAATGGATAGAAATACCCAACTTGGGATGGTGGCTGCCAGAGAAGCAGTAACCCACTCAAGAATTAT encodes:
- a CDS encoding GLPGLI family protein, translated to MNDSLNHKMMSFIKSQILTIIFLLFFSLSSSQTAANDSLRGEFTYLLQHRPSTLNRDHVYKESFSLQISNSRAFFISENRLKFDSIFTEQFNNRKNNFFNIDMRGFPPSKFKFLIIQTNDNSQFYEAAGMTLLSYNTPVISNWKLINETKVINSMLCKKAEVHFKGRDWTAWYSSEIPLPYGPYKFSGLPGLIVKITDKTGDYDFELIKSVASSSLKGKLIRINKVRYRNAKLVTKKELTQAIINAKENAKYELERMGTVFSEDQRPKTSGKENEYNPIELSDE
- a CDS encoding acyl carrier protein, whose translation is MSDIASRVKAIIADKLDVEETEVTPEASFTNDLGADSLDTVELIMEFEKEFNIQIPDDQAEKITTVGHAIAYIEEVVNK
- a CDS encoding peptidase domain-containing ABC transporter, with product MSNKVKSVFFSKFPFVPQKDQMDCGIACISMISKHYGKEFGHTYLKEISAISREGVSMLNISDTFHELGIDNAVVETDLESLIDENMLPCVLHWNQKHFIILYKIGKNIFTQKKTFYIADPAHGLIRLSETNFKKSWAGNGSGFALYTEPTEQFYSNDNNLEKINSKHLLKYVQSFKWELSKIFITLILGSILTLAFPFLTEKLVDKGIKNKDLDFILLILIAQLSLFIGQTIIEIIRSRISIYLGSRININIISDFLGKLMTMPLRFFDSKQVGDIIQRIYDHKRIENFLTSQSILTLFSMINFCVFFFVLAYYNWKILIYYIFITGLSILWILYFQSQRKIVDYEKFNLNSENQENTLELITGMQEIKLNSFEDYKKNKWKSTQEKLFKINFKMLNIDQIQLSGYECINSLKNIIVTYIVAQNVVSGHLTLGSMLSISYIIGEMNSPISHLVSFFRSLQDAKLSFSRINEINNYQSTKASTASFAEDQTTHSDVKIENLSFQYETKNSAYILKDINLLIPRNKTTAIVGISGSGKTTLMKLLLKFYAPNLGSISIGETNLDDHIFENWIKKCGVVMQDGFIFSDTIERNIATNDVGIDYQRLNEILIITNIKAFVDELPLGLKTKIGASGNGISGGQKQRILIARALYKNPYYLFFDEATSALDADNEKHIHEKLQPFLKGKTAVIIAHRLSTVKNADKIIVLDKGKVVEEGNHQELVTLKGKYYRLVKNQLELGN
- a CDS encoding GLPGLI family protein; amino-acid sequence: MSFIKNSILTLIFLLIFSVSFSQTATNDSLRGEFTYLLQCKPNTESRDYIYKELFSLKVSDHRSFFISENRLKFDSLARSQINKSRNNFNIDLRNMPSSKFNFLIIQNMEGTVQFYQSLAMTLLSYYNPVIDDWKLINETKIINSIVCHKAQVFFKGRDWTAWYSPEIPLPYGPYKFSGLPGLIVKITDRTGDYDFELIKSVPSSDLTGKVITVSKRYYQNPKIVTEREFVKAKRNYRENIRHQLERMGTVFSEDQRPKATGKENEYNPIELSEE
- a CDS encoding thermonuclease family protein; its protein translation is MIKIFYAGLLFSSVVIFSQTKAKIIAVKDGDTVVALLTNNKHETLRLADVDCPENKQAFGKNAKQFTSSQVFGKKITFYRSKKDRYKRTVAKIYYDNGKYLSAEIIKAGFGWWYYQYSKNTALQAYESQARSKKLGLWSDKKAISPWDFRKSRRKKKIS
- the gwsS gene encoding grasp-with-spasm system SPASM domain peptide maturase, which gives rise to MKNSTYIDETIILTSSCKITKGKGRSLIVDYLRNELFFISNDYYQLLKEIDRKPISHTFSMVDSEDHDSVSEFIEYLLENEIIMLSRTPELFPQLSEETDDFDIIRDSIIEIDPKNFIEDVFSKTVQQLNSLRCNDVQLRLYSEFSTDFIHKLLRLINDTDINYVELHFEYDEKINREFLLNLIEDYPSLSHIFVYNAPESRIYQHKIQQNHFYPLLLGNIYYAQTPLNSGSCCGVITQESMNFDNILKYNELKQKNGCLYKKVTIDKDGNIKNCPSMKKKYGNIKNAFIENIIKQDEFQFFGNIQKDEISVCQDCEFRYACTDCRAFLQDSSDVYSKPLKCGYNPETFVWEDGSTNPLKNKGKVYE
- the gwsG gene encoding grasp-with-spasm system ATP-grasp peptide maturase, with the translated sequence MNKLITMNIAQNCGLKIPDYEIITNTDQIKQNDLSITKAISNGIYKVVNNYSFYSYTEIIEYEEDVKVPLFPSLKMDLIKKTIEIRVFFIEGHFFSMAIFSQSSDQTSVDFRKYNHKKPNKVEPYKLPASIEEKITDMFRELGLNCGSVDLILDDQNEFVFLEINPVGQYGMVSDPCNYSLDKKIAKYLINGRITEN